In a genomic window of Occallatibacter riparius:
- a CDS encoding D-glycero-alpha-D-manno-heptose-1,7-bisphosphate 7-phosphatase produces the protein MSRHISSVLAVFIDRDGVINRKMPEGQYVKSWSDFHLLPGAAEAIVRLKRAGLFVIVVTNQRGIALGRYNSVDVDRIHAQLQSELAAQNAQVDGFYICPHDRDTCNCRKPLTGLFDQAKAAFPILQPGTSVLVGDSLSDIEFGRRLGMATIFIEGDLIDGEERILDNENAAQLADFRFPSLAEAVDAVLDTGTAR, from the coding sequence GTGAGTCGACACATCTCTTCCGTGCTTGCCGTATTTATCGACCGCGACGGGGTGATCAATCGTAAGATGCCGGAGGGGCAGTACGTCAAGAGTTGGAGTGATTTTCATCTGCTGCCTGGAGCGGCTGAAGCCATCGTAAGACTCAAGCGTGCCGGCCTGTTTGTCATTGTGGTGACTAACCAGCGGGGAATTGCTCTGGGGCGTTATAACTCCGTGGATGTCGATCGGATACACGCCCAGTTACAAAGTGAGCTTGCAGCCCAAAACGCACAGGTCGACGGATTCTACATCTGCCCGCACGACCGCGACACTTGCAATTGCCGCAAACCGCTGACGGGGCTTTTCGACCAAGCTAAAGCCGCATTCCCGATTCTCCAACCCGGAACGAGCGTGCTGGTCGGCGATTCGCTCTCCGATATCGAATTCGGCCGCAGACTGGGCATGGCCACCATCTTTATCGAGGGCGATCTGATAGATGGCGAAGAAAGGATTCTCGATAATGAGAACGCGGCTCAACTCGCCGACTTTCGCTTTCCTTCCCTGGCGGAAGCGGTCGATGCTGTGCTGGATACCGGGACCGCTCGATGA
- the rfaD gene encoding ADP-glyceromanno-heptose 6-epimerase, which yields MLIHQGIISQARFVIVLNGMERASFSANIVKLAEADKVCRIVHRGVRLLYIVTGGAGFIGSNLVHELNSHGTRDILIVDSVADRRKLENLEGAQYVELMDKSAFRRAIRERSLGTDRVEAILHQGACSNTLEDDDAYLMDNNCEYSKDVLRFAADLGAPFVFASTAAVYGAGGPGRFALRAENEHPLNMYGHSKLMFDNYFRGLLASGALQCTAVGLRYFNVYGAREGHKGRMASVVHQFRKQMAEHGRIRIFKGSGGYGDGQQRRDFVYVRDLARLNMFFAQIGPYAPGRNEPAKVYHGLANAGSGVSRSFNDVARALMNLHGDCPVDYLPFPPDLEGRYQHFTEADLSSLRELGYHGTMMTLEEGLADMHETCNSAAS from the coding sequence GTGCTGATCCACCAGGGCATCATCAGCCAAGCGCGTTTTGTGATCGTATTGAACGGCATGGAGCGAGCATCATTTTCGGCTAATATCGTGAAGCTGGCAGAAGCAGATAAGGTCTGCAGAATAGTCCATCGAGGAGTGAGGCTCTTGTACATCGTTACTGGCGGTGCGGGGTTCATCGGCAGCAATCTGGTGCATGAACTCAACTCGCATGGCACGCGAGACATTCTCATCGTTGACAGCGTCGCCGACCGGAGGAAGCTCGAGAACCTTGAAGGCGCACAGTATGTCGAACTGATGGATAAGAGCGCGTTTCGTCGGGCGATCCGCGAAAGGTCCCTGGGTACCGATCGCGTAGAAGCTATTCTGCACCAGGGCGCATGCAGCAATACGCTCGAAGATGACGACGCCTACCTGATGGACAACAACTGCGAGTACAGCAAAGATGTGCTCCGATTTGCAGCAGATTTGGGTGCTCCATTCGTGTTTGCCTCAACCGCCGCCGTCTATGGAGCAGGCGGCCCGGGCCGGTTCGCGCTCCGCGCGGAAAATGAGCATCCCCTGAACATGTATGGGCACTCAAAGCTCATGTTTGACAATTACTTTCGCGGCCTATTGGCATCGGGGGCACTACAGTGCACGGCCGTGGGGCTGCGCTATTTCAATGTTTACGGCGCGCGTGAGGGACATAAGGGCAGAATGGCGTCGGTTGTCCACCAGTTTCGCAAACAGATGGCGGAGCATGGGCGCATCCGCATCTTCAAAGGATCTGGGGGCTATGGGGACGGCCAACAGCGGCGTGATTTCGTCTATGTTCGCGATCTTGCCAGGCTGAACATGTTTTTCGCGCAGATAGGGCCTTATGCTCCAGGCAGAAATGAGCCAGCCAAGGTCTACCACGGTCTGGCCAATGCGGGCTCTGGGGTCAGCCGTAGCTTCAACGATGTTGCGCGCGCCCTGATGAACCTGCATGGTGACTGCCCAGTGGACTACCTGCCTTTCCCGCCGGATCTGGAGGGAAGATACCAACATTTCACCGAAGCAGACCTATCGTCATTGCGCGAACTCGGTTATCACGGAACCATGATGACTCTGGAAGAGGGACTCGCAGACATGCACGAGACATGTAACTCCGCAGCAAGTTGA
- a CDS encoding class I SAM-dependent RNA methyltransferase, which translates to MSTISSGFAPVSSANSCAHLWRLFDGLGDLSHLLRPRQLAQRLAVLDELDLLFGGLTPEELGTCSDSRIMERVQDLMAELEAANAKLYAAVRSEIVLRGNALALRSLLTDSFVDNDHKWSRAGFGFDALDEIVNGVLQLHEPDGVGPQHSPEMIAYQPTPTRHILDLIAWSGLSGDDTLVDLGSGLGHVPLLASILTGSRALGIEVQLGYVASAQECAKFLNLEHVQFAAGDARQADISTGTVFYLFSPFNGSILSHVLNRLLTESKDRHIRICSLGPCTHILQNRTWLRAITSVHSERVTVFESL; encoded by the coding sequence GTGTCAACTATTTCCTCCGGTTTCGCTCCAGTATCCTCGGCCAATTCCTGCGCTCACCTGTGGCGACTATTCGATGGTCTAGGCGATCTGTCGCATTTGCTTCGGCCAAGGCAACTGGCACAGCGTCTGGCTGTGTTGGATGAACTCGATTTGCTCTTTGGGGGTCTCACTCCGGAGGAACTCGGAACCTGCTCAGATTCCCGGATCATGGAACGTGTGCAGGACCTCATGGCCGAGCTAGAAGCGGCCAACGCGAAACTCTATGCAGCTGTTCGCTCCGAGATTGTCCTCCGAGGCAACGCACTTGCGCTTCGAAGCCTTCTCACAGATTCGTTCGTTGATAACGATCACAAATGGTCACGGGCAGGTTTCGGTTTCGATGCTCTCGATGAAATCGTCAATGGTGTCCTCCAACTCCACGAGCCAGACGGGGTGGGCCCGCAGCACTCTCCGGAGATGATTGCTTATCAGCCCACACCGACGCGCCATATCCTCGACCTCATCGCATGGAGCGGGTTGTCTGGCGACGACACTCTAGTCGATTTAGGATCGGGCTTAGGCCATGTGCCGCTGCTGGCATCGATACTGACGGGGAGTCGCGCTCTTGGGATCGAGGTCCAGCTGGGCTATGTTGCGAGTGCGCAGGAATGTGCCAAATTCCTCAATCTGGAGCACGTCCAATTTGCAGCCGGAGATGCCAGGCAGGCGGATATATCGACTGGCACTGTGTTCTACCTGTTTTCACCGTTCAATGGCTCCATCTTGAGCCATGTATTGAACCGGCTACTCACCGAGAGCAAAGATAGGCACATTCGGATCTGCTCTCTCGGGCCCTGTACCCACATTCTGCAAAATCGGACTTGGCTCAGGGCGATCACGTCGGTGCATTCTGAACGAGTGACGGTATTTGAATCGCTTTGA